Proteins from one Malaya genurostris strain Urasoe2022 chromosome 2, Malgen_1.1, whole genome shotgun sequence genomic window:
- the LOC131432802 gene encoding uncharacterized protein K02A2.6-like, translating to MNLSWNEIEMQAELDAEQLGIRQSLQAGLWKKRHRCYESQAKNLRILGSLIFKDDRVILPQQLRNKAFKIAHQGHMGAASMKRILRNHFWWPGPSKDAETHVKQCETCLRLSRKNAPLPLTSRVLPQGPWEILQIDFFTDQDFDNGEFLVIVDTYSRYLHVVEMDRIDAEATNEALMRVFEVWGYPLAVHSDNGPPFQSDKFVKTWEDRGVNSRKSIPLCPQSNGVVERYNKDVKETLAASKLDKSNWRTALDKYLYMHNKVRPLSRLGVTPFELLVGWKCRGTFPFLWKTPENVDRINIREKDALSKLESKKYADKKRGAKISVIAVCDRVLIAQRKRHKSDHTFSADRFTVIARDGAKVVIRSDRGVQYSRNIQDVKKVFTYLQTEPEIISEEIEEENNSLLDVAEDTQQRESQHDVDWHTLISDSIEDTYDTLSTRPRRIIKKPNRFKDMILYTVFE from the exons ATGAATCTATCGTGGAATGAAATCGAAATGCAAGCAGAGTTGGATGCTGAGCAATTAGGAATACGACAATCTCTTCAAGCAGgtctttggaaaaaacggcatcGTTGTTACGAGTCTCAAgctaaaaatctcagaattttaGGATCGTTAATTTTCAAGGACGATCGTGTAATTTTACCGCAACAACTTCGAAATAAAGCGTTCAAAATTGCGCACCAAGGGCACATGGGAGCAGCATCCATGAAGAGAATATTAAGAAATCATTTCTGGTGGCCTGGACCTAGCAAAGATGCAGAAACCCACGTAAAACAATGTGAAACATGTTTGAGGCTTTCTCGGAAAAATGCACCATTACCACTAACAAGCAGAGTTCTACCACAAGGGCCATGGGAAAtattacagatagattttttcaCTGATCAAGATTTCGACAACGGCGAATTTCTGGTAATTGTGGATACGTATTCTCGCTACTTACATGTCGTGGAAATGGACCGAATAGATGCTGAAGCCACCAATGAAGCTCTCATGCGTGTATTTGAAGTATGGGGCTATCCATTAGCAGTTCATAGCGACAATGGTCCGCCATTTCAAAGCGATAAATTTGTTAAGACTTGGGAAGATAGAGGAGTAAATAGTCGAAAATCTATACCCTTATGTCCACAGTCAAATGGAGTCGTTGAAAGGTATAATAAGGATGTAAAAGAAACTCTGGCGGCATCTAAATTGGATAAAAGTAATTGGAGAACGGCGCTGGACAAGTATTTATACATGCATAATAAAGTGAGGCCTTTATCACGACTAGGTGTAACGCCCTTTGAGCTGCTTGTAGGATGGAAATGCAGGGGTACGTTTCCGTTCTTGTGGAAAACACCGGAAAATGTAGACCGAATAAATATAAGAGAGAAGGATGCACTTTCTAAACTGGAAAGTAAGAAATATGCTGATAAGAAACGGGGAGCCAAAATCTCCGTTATCGCGGTTTGTGATAGAGTGCTGATTGCACAACGAAAAAGACACAAGTCAGATCATACTTTTTCTGCAGACAG gtttactGTGATTGCTAGGGATGGTGCAAAAGTCGTCATACGAAGCGATCGTGGAGTTCAATATTCTCGGAACATTCAAGACGTTAAAAAAGTATTTACATACTTGCAAACAGAACCAGAAATCATCAGCGAAGAAATCGAAGAGGAGAATAATTCATTATTAGACGTTGCCGAAGATACTCAACAGCGTGAAAGTCAACACGATGTCGACTGGCACACGCTTATATCGGATAGTATAGAAGATACATATGATACTTTATCAACAAGACCTAGAAGAATTATAAAAAAACCAAATAGATTTAAGGATATGATTCTATATACAGTTTTTGAATAA